One stretch of Rhipicephalus sanguineus isolate Rsan-2018 chromosome 10, BIME_Rsan_1.4, whole genome shotgun sequence DNA includes these proteins:
- the LOC119406817 gene encoding LOW QUALITY PROTEIN: XK-related protein 5-like (The sequence of the model RefSeq protein was modified relative to this genomic sequence to represent the inferred CDS: deleted 1 base in 1 codon) produces MASYFCDIVFDVMVAYTLLVVRQQLLWFSIALTSILGSLLVSQGLSLHWYLQRGAKTKARRGGVLLLHAFQAGVLWRYFKLLLPVHLSRVKQEVADLCLLRLVHGFGEAAPMLLLQLHLAWAQPVPSMVAPLDRVSALLSLFSVCWALASFSKNIRRQQLHRLVLTWLGVVCQLAWRLGTVSARACALILYASLYGRWVLVVLLLHWLAMLVWLASPPPRLFRGDAPGRRLAYWALLAYVHTICYVNLRPNPGRQGRARCAAFYTAMFLENSLLTAVWLALKPGPHWGQDLVLFVVWGGFFLGLGFMLLYYRWCHVRRLVPPPRAPAPAAPTGVFNCRLNPAALKRKRKKPSSFVPPAQPFWKRAPVGSNVVPAVDIQQKLQEKRRQQLQDLLAIEEEMKQGKASSKGNTTGILPFYCQHQTAKNCLEMFAVPFDELCWCWHANVAGPL; encoded by the exons ATGGCGTCGTACTTCTGTGACATCGTCTTCGACGTCATGGTGGCGTACACGCTGTTGGTCGTGCGCCAGCAGTTGCTCTGGTTCTCCATTGCCCTCACGAGCATCCTGGGGTCACTCTTGGTCAGCCAGGGACTCTCCCTCCACTGGTACCTCCAGCGCGGCGCGAAGACCAAGGCACGCCGAGGCGGTGTGTTATTGCTTCACGCCTTTCAAGCGGGCGTGCTGTGGCGCTACTTCAAGCTGCTCCTGCCGGTACATCTAAGTCGTGTCAAACAGGAGGTGGCAGACCTGTGTCTGCTACGTCTCGTTCATGGCTTTGGTGAAGCCGCACcgatgctgctgctgcagctgcatcTAGCCTGGGCACAGCCAGTACCAAGCATGGTAGCCCCTCTTGACCGAGTCTCCGCGCTGCTCTCTCTATTCAGTGTCTGTTGGGCCCTGGCCTCCTTTAGCAAGAACATCCGTCGCCAGCAGCTTCACCGGCTCGTCCTCACGTGGCTAGGCGTGGTTTGCCAGTTGGCTTGGCGGCTGGGAACAGTGTCTGCCAGAGCTTGCGCCCTAATCCTTTACGCTTCGCTTTATGGCCGCTGGGTGTTGGTGGTGCTGCTTTTACACTGGCTTGCCATGCTGGTTTGGCTGGCGTCTCCACCCCCACGGCTATTCCGCGGAGATGCACCTGGCCGCCGGCTCGCTTACTGGGCCCTGCTAGCTTACGTGCACACCATCTGTTACGTCAATCTGAGACCCAATCCTGGACGACAGGGTAGGGCGCGCTGCGCTGCTTTTTACACGGCCATGTTTCTAGAGAACAGTCTTCTGACAGCCGTTTGGCTCGCGTTGAAGCCGGGCCCGCACTGGGGCCAGGACCTGGTGCTGTTTGTCGTGTGGGGAGGGTTCTTCCTTGGGCTAGGCTTCATGCTTCTTTACTACCGATGGTGTCATGTGCGGAGGCTCGTGCCTCCGCCACGAGCGCCTGCTCCGGCAGCTCCAACAGGAGTGTTCAACTGCCGGTTGAATCCAGCAGCACTCAAGAGGAAGCGCAAGAAGCCGTCGTCATTTGTTCCGCCTGCGCAGCCTTTCTGGAAGCGTGCTCCAGTCGGCAGCAATGTTGTGCCAGCAGTCGACATACAGCAAAAGCTCCAAGAGAAGCGGCGTCAGCAACTTCAAGACCTTCTAGCCATT GAAGAGGAGATGAAGCAAGGAAAAGCTTCCTCCAAGGGGAACACTACAGGTATTTTGCCATTCTACTGTCAGCACCAAACAGCGAAGAACTGTTTGGAGATGTTTGCTGTTCCATTTGATGAGCTTTGCTGGTGCTGGCATGCTAATGTTGCAGGGCCATTATAA